In Corvus moneduloides isolate bCorMon1 chromosome 6, bCorMon1.pri, whole genome shotgun sequence, the sequence GTCATTTCTTTTAACTATTTGAAACTTTCCAACCCTGCCAAAAGTAATTTAGTTGCATGGCAGGGAGGGTGAGCAGTTTGTCAGCTGGTAACTGAACAGTGTTTTGACCTTGATAGTTCATATGTAAAAGATGGGGGTTTGAGTACTACTATTTTGCTTCAGCTAGTCAGTGAATTATTGGAGGTGCATAGTACTGAGAGGATGAAAAAGgaagtttctgtattttcttgtcTGTAGGTAAAAGAAAGaccctttgttttccagaaatcCGCCAAATCTTTGGTGTGatgaacagaaagagaaaatatgcaaGATAAAAGCGAATAAAATTTACGTCTAATATGTAAGAACACTGCAAGTAGGAATTTGAttccatttcagaaaatgctaaaaatcatgttgtcttttaaaaaattaaagttatttATAGAGAGAAATACGCCTTGAAATTCAGACTAGATAAAACtgatagaaattaaaaagagacAGGGACATGTACCAAGGTTTAGATGTTACATCGTACATAAGAGTTATTGCagtaaaataagcatttttccTGCTACAAATGTCAGTGccttttctcatttaatttcatGACCTAAGTAGGTAATCAACCGTGTCAAGCAAAGCATGTGTTCATGATAATGCCTATGTATTTCATGTCTGTGTTCTCTCATTCACTTGGGCAACTACGGTTTCAAGTGGAGAATGTAGTGCTGTGGTGATAAAGTAAAGGCTTTACAGTGTAAGAGCACTGGATTTCATgttaaggaggaaaaatactAAGCCTTACTGTTCTGAGTAGGCATTTGAATGACATGTTAATTAAGTGGCATTGATGCCAGTGACTGAAGCTTTGATTTAGCTAGTAACACAGGACTATGGGcagattttcacagaaatttggGAGTTTTCAAACTTCTAAAAGACACAGGTCAAAAAGGTCAGAACTGTGGTGTGCACAATATTTGGAACTTCTTTTTAATCTTATTACTGTGTTCTGTCAGAGGAAGATGTTGTAATtcccaaaattatttccattggTCTGGTTGGAAATTGTAATAGTGCTTGTCTTCTTGGCTTTGAGACTTTgggactttatttttttaaccctaacatactgttttctttgttcagcCTCTCTTAGAAAAACTACAGTCATTgatcaaagaggaaaatatagGCCATGTTGAACCTGCAGGTAAAACAGAAAGTCAAACAAGTTTAGATGTTTATGATGGTAACAGTCAGACTGAAGAAAAGTATGGAAGTTATGACTTGAGAGATCTGAAGGatgctcattttcattttgatccAGAAGTGGTCcaaataaaagctggaaaagcagaagtaaGTGATTTACGtgaatttgaaaacagaaaaatgaaagacctttctaaattttaaatttaaagaatGAAATAGATACATGCCATCATGTTTGTTACCTGCAGATTGACAGGCGGATATCAGCTTTCATCGAGAGGAAACAAGCCGAGATCAATGAAAATAATGTCAGGGAATTTTGCAATGTTATTGATTGTAATCAAGGTAACTGGCTAGCCAGACTTTAATCTTCATAGGAATTTAAGttgtgtgggggttttttgtttaattttttttattttccaaaagcaCTAATCTGTATTTAAAACTGAACTTTCTCTTAAGagtaactttattttaaaatttagaactTGAATGTGTACTTCAGATGTCAGATAGAAAAACAAAGTAGTCACTGTATGACAACGTTTAAGGCATTCCATACAGAAAAATTGTATCTCTTACTGTGTTAATTTTAAGAGCTGCTATCTTAGTTCATATGGTTTTGTAGCTATTGTTCCCTGTGTTTTAACTAGATATTCCTCCAAAGTAAATGGAATTGCAGTTCAGAAATGTCTTGTAAATTGCATATTCAAATTGAAGTTAATTTAATGCTAGTTAAATtacaaagaagtatttttacaaTGAATTTGAATTACTAGCTACTTgaaatgacctttttttttttttttaacattgctCACATTGTTGGTGTTTTTCATACACCAACTAGTACAATTGGCTGTATCTGTAACCAATCTTAAATCCATCTGGTAGACTGGATCCCCTTTACAGGATCAGTAACTGTAGCCAAATGGATTTTTGAAGTTAAGACAGTTTTATATATGTAAACTACATAAGTAGTATAGAGATACCTTCTAAGTACCTGTGAGCCCACATGTGCATTGTCCCTGTGAGGTACTTACGCTCTTAGAGATCAAAGCTTATTGTTCAGTAAGCTTCTTAGAGAGTTTAACTGCTTGAATGTTAGTTGGAATGTAAGGATATATGAAGTTTAGTAGAATATGCTAGAAAGTAAAACACTGTTTCCCAAAATTGTTAATTAAGTACAGAAGAAATGATGATAAGACCTGTCTCATTGTTCAGgcataataaaatatatgtaaagcTTTGGTGTATATGAACAGAGATTAATATAAACATTAGAATAAATTAAGGTGGTCCATACTATAGGTTTCTATGGTTAAGCAAATGGAAGAATTCACATGGATCAGAATAAATGCAGGAAGGTTTAGGAAAGAGTGCTGATGAGTAAACTAGATCAGTCAAAAATAGAAGAGTTTCAGAAAAGGACATAAAACCAGAATAACAATGgtaagcaggaaaaaagcttctgtacaggaagaaagaaataagttacagagaaatgcagtgaaaagTAAGAACCAAATAAATTTGGTCCTGACCCAGTAAATTTCTCTATACATACGTGCGCACATTAATACGAGTGACTTATCCAATTAAAACTAGTAGGTCCATGCAAGTGTGTGAAACTATTAGTGGGCAAGTGTTTATAGAATGAATTaagtatttctgattttttttttattgtttgaagCATTTTAATTAGATTTGTTAAAAGCATCAAGGCTGATGGTGGTTAGAATATTTTCAATTATAAATACATAATTAGGACCTCACTTGTTATgtcattatttatttagaaaatagcTGTGCCAGAACAGACGCAATTTTCACACCCTATCCTGGATTTAAAAGTCATATAAAGGGTAAGCAACTCTTTTAATACCCATTTAAGTGTCCAGATATGACTGCACTGATAAGTTTTTGATATCAAAACTTTTTATAGAATGCTCAAAAATGCAAACTTAACGTACTGATTTTTGACTCTAGTGAATACTTTTACATCTTCATTTATGTCTCCAAGGttttaaatctaaattaatGGTTAGGCACTaaagaccaaaacaaaataGCCTATTTTCATTGTCTGAAACGAAATGTGGAAAAGATAAAGGAGGACAGAGAAGCTGAACAATTCTTAGTTTTTCTTTAAGGTGAAGCCATCAATAAGGAAATGAGATTGAATAGGATTATcttctatttttcattaattgGAGTAAGTGTATTGAAATAGAATATAATTTGGGGACAGTGGAAGTTCTAAGACAGATTTATAAGAAGTGACATGCTGGGGAACGAGTTTATCACTGCACTAACTTTTGGAAAGGCATAAATAATATGGAAGCGATTGTCTAACAGAAGCTGTGTGTAAAATAGTGCTTGTTCATCTGCTACTCTCTAGGTATATGCAAGTTACccttctttaaaaacaaattaaataccCAAAATGAGAATGAAAGTAACCCTCTTCTCCATTTTTGAGAGTGATAATATTCAGTTATCCACTTAATATTGGTCCTAGAAACcaataattattttgaattctGTAATTCAGAATAATACTGTAAAGCACAATAATAAGTATTGGAAGGTATGGCGAGCTAagaaggagatggggaagtgAGTTCAATTTTAGAATCTTTCACACAGAACCTCTTTGAATAAGTCAGTGTTTTAAACTGAGTGTTAATTTGTAAGTTGGCAGCATGatacaggaaaaaagggaagtttGCACTTCAAGGAACAGTTCATaactgaaatgtgaaaaacaCTTAGAAAGGAATTGGAAGTAAAACCAgcataaattaaaacaagaatGTAGCATGTGGCCTTCATGAAGTATTGAGTAGgaagggtgtgtgtgtgtgtgtgtgcttcaGCATCTGGAGTTGCCAGTATAGTCTTTAAATCTGCAGTACACTGCAGTAATTCTGTGAGGAGAACTTAAGAAATGACTGTGATTTAACAAGAAGTGATCAAAATCTCCTGATGAAGACATGGTCAGCACGGGTAAAAGATAGTCCCAAATGCAGCTGAAGAGTCACTAAAGCTTTTACTCAAATGACAAAAATTAGAAGTGAACTTCCTTGCTGAGGTTTGTATTGGTTCTTCCAGTTGTGTACCTCCCCTCATCTTCATATATTTATGATGCTTCCTGTAATATGAGGTCTGGCCTCTTCTTTGTGTTCACAAAAGCTCACATGTACAACTGCTGACATAGATACCTAGGTTTCTGCTGTTTATCAGCAGCTGATGACAAATTCTTGACACTGCCATTCTACATGAATGTATGAGTAATTCTTTTACTTTGCATATGTAAAATCCTAGGTTTTTGCTAGGTTTAGTTACTCCTgcaaaaaaataggaaaatgctTTTACTTGAGCTTTTGATCTTAATGTTATGTGGAACCCTTCATATGCAAGACTTTCATGAAACTGATTTAACACAGGTTTTCATGCTTGAATACTTTGATTCTTTTAGTTAGATCTGCTTTGTGCGTCATGTGCATATatgtgaaatttattttgtctttaaacaGTTTCTAGGGTAGTAAATACATATGGGCCTCAGACTAGATCTGAAGGAACGCATGGGCCCAGTCACAAAGCCAGTGTACCCGTGCATGATTGTGGAAACCAAGCTGTTGAGGAGAGATTGCAAAACATTGAAGCACACTTACGGTTACAAACAGGTTTGTATCGTGTTTTAATTTTGACATTGGTGTGCCATTTTATACTACAGTTATCATTACTGGGGTGGAACAGGGCAAGTCTATAAAAAATGATACTGTAAAAACAGTGGATAGATCCACTGAAGGGTTTAGTCACCCCAAGTACGACGGTCTGCTGTTTAGGGTTTTATGCCCAAAAACTAACCCAGATTTATGCCAAATTTGAGATGCTGAGTTAGTAAGTGTACCCATTATGTGGTGGCAAATAAGAGAGAGGCACATCAGAACAGGATTTAAAATAATACGGAGTATCTGGAGGTGGGGGTTCTCCGTAGCCACTGGAGTCCTGCCTTGAACCGCTGAACAGGAAAAGCTGAGCTTAGGTTGAAGGGCTGCTTCATGGACAACTTGTGGGCTGGTGGTAGAATCAACACAAAGGATGACCTGAAACCTTTTCCTAAAGATGGATGTTTCTTGAAATACATTTAGATGAAAAGCTTATTTCCCAGAATGTGGGAAGCTTGTTGTCACTACTTCCCTTTAGGCATGCAAACATGAGTCCATACCTTTCACTAAAATACATGCCATAGCCATCAGCCTAGTGACATTTTTTTAGGTAGTTGCTTTCCTCACCCCAACCCTAGTTTTCTATAATATAAATCAATGAGGAACTTAGGAATgagaaattagtattttttttgaaaattcttttcaaaGTAGAACAGAAACCTGATCTCCATCTGGTAAAGTGAATTTTCTACGCATGACACTATGGACACACTtgacttttttgtcttttgaataCTGAATAGATGCCAATCCATTCTCTTAAAAATACTTGGAACATTGACTAGATTACTAGATTCCTGTGACTGTGTAGTGGATTAAAGTTCTCTGGCAGGAAGGAGAGTAAGATATGTGCAGATACTCGGAGGCAGCAGTCAGAGCTTGATGCTTAGCTGTGTAGCTGTCTCAAAAATAAGCTGGCTTTTGTGCATGGAAATAGAATTTGGAAGTGGCTGGTCAGCATTAGGGTTACAATGTGTAGTAGCTTTGGAGTTTGTGCATATGAGGGATAGTGATTGGAGGTAGCTAAGGAGGGGTCCTTGCTTCCAGGTTGTGCCTATAATAGGTGACATTATTTTGTTTGAAGGAATGGGTCAGCTAAACTATAATATAGGTTAAGAAGATGGAAGCATGCGACACCAGCTTAACTCCTGTTCAAATCAGCATTCATGGGgaacatctctgtattatttGATGCATACCCCAGCAGCTGTGCAAAAAATACTCATCTGAGCAGGTAACATGCCTCAGCTACCTGTTCCACCAGTTTTTGTTTCTGGCAACAGAAAGAGTTAATCTTGATTCACTGGCTGTTTTTCAGAACAGCTTCTAGTGCAGTATTGCTCTTTTCCCTTTACATTAAGAGAAA encodes:
- the MBIP gene encoding LOW QUALITY PROTEIN: MAP3K12-binding inhibitory protein 1 (The sequence of the model RefSeq protein was modified relative to this genomic sequence to represent the inferred CDS: substituted 1 base at 1 genomic stop codon) — translated: MAAAVPGPLLPGGRAPEVDPAASEVASSALRCLVGLAGQLNLGDDIVKVVIDXAKLQSTSALQPALLFSALQQHILCLQPLLEKLQSLIKEENIGHVEPAGKTESQTSLDVYDGNSQTEEKYGSYDLRDLKDAHFHFDPEVVQIKAGKAEIDRRISAFIERKQAEINENNVREFCNVIDCNQENSCARTDAIFTPYPGFKSHIKVSRVVNTYGPQTRSEGTHGPSHKASVPVHDCGNQAVEERLQNIEAHLRLQTGGPVPRDIYQRIKKLEDKILELEGLSPEYFQSVSCSGKRRKIQSPHQSYSLAELDEKINAIKQALLRKTKESKSKESEQLLR